The following are encoded together in the Cicer arietinum cultivar CDC Frontier isolate Library 1 chromosome 2, Cicar.CDCFrontier_v2.0, whole genome shotgun sequence genome:
- the LOC101497481 gene encoding glucan endo-1,3-beta-glucosidase 12, which yields MFHTFISLTFSLYLLLSLLPTTTTTTTTLPSIGVTYSTSRQTSPSPPPPSQPPPSPSSPDRITTAMENLKLTTLRLEEPDPSIIRSLLYTNISIFLTIPNYMVTPIANNRSIARAWIYTHVLPFYPRAKITTISVGNAFLDVYPESINNLLPAISNVHVSLRDLGIRKISVSTSFSFVTAISSPFPPSSAQFQEPPGVNLMGPLLQFLTDTNSSFLINLYPYNLYRLRPEIPLGIALFQEHPFNFRDDFTTGVRYRNLFDIMVDAVVSAMALAGYETIPVVVTETGWPSSGNELDANSGYAEIYLRGLVKHLMSGAGTPLLKDGVRGVYLYELFDKEGNGRNWGVLYPNGSAKYRIDFSGESRSCVMNWINVGFLILLVVKVCCMVY from the coding sequence ATGTTTCACACCTTCATCTCCCTCACTTTCTCTCTCTACCTTCTCCTCTCTCTCCTCCCAACAacaaccaccaccaccaccaccctCCCCTCCATTGGCGTCACATACTCCACGTCCCGCCAAACCTCACCATCACCACCACCACCCTCACAACCACCACCGTCACCATCATCACCAGACCGCATAACCACCGCCATGGAAAATCTCAAACTCACCACTCTCCGTCTCGAAGAACCCGACCCATCCATCATCCGAAGCCTCCTCTACACCAATATCTCCATCTTTCTCACCATCCCAAACTACATGGTCACACCAATCGCCAATAACCGCTCTATTGCACGTGCCTGGATCTACACTCACGTGCTTCCTTTCTACCCACGCGCCAAAATCACAACAATCTCAGTCGGCAATGCCTTCCTCGACGTTTACCCCGAATCCATCAACAACCTCCTCCCTGCAATCTCCAACGTACACGTGTCACTCCGCGATCTCGGGATCCGTAAAATCTCCGTTTCGACTTCCTTCTCTTTCGTAACTGCCATTTCTTCTCCGTTTCCTCCGTCTTCCGCTCAGTTTCAAGAACCTCCCGGCGTTAACCTAATGGGACCGTTGCTTCAATTCTTGACCGACACGAATTCTTCCTTCTTGATTAATCTTTACCCTTACAATCTTTACCGTTTACGGCCGGAGATTCCTCTCGGAATTGCGCTTTTTCAAGAACATCCGTTTAATTTCCGCGACGATTTCACGACCGGCGTTCGTTACCGGAATTTGTTTGATATTATGGTTGACGCGGTCGTTAGCGCGATGGCGTTAGCGGGTTACGAAACGATTCCGGTAGTGGTTACTGAAACGGGATGGCCTAGTTCGGGGAATGAGCTTGATGCGAATTCTGGATATGCGGAGATTTATCTGAGGGGATTGGTGAAGCATCTTATGTCCGGTGCCGGAACGCCATTGTTGAAAGATGGAGTTCGAGGTGTTTATCTTTACGAGCTTTTTGATAAGGAAGGAAACGGGAGAAATTGGGGGGTTTTGTACCCTAACGGTAGTGCAAAGTATAGAATCGATTTCTCTGGAGAATCGCGTTCTTGTGTGATGAATTGGATTAACGTGGGGTTTCTGATTTTGCTCGTTGTAAAGGTGTGTTGCATggtttattag
- the LOC101490227 gene encoding uncharacterized protein At2g39920-like has product MSAYGHQMEHMYSTRTLSDGSEMRSSYVLESGFYITSFSATIFIAGFSTIGLLLITLLVSLSMMLQSCKSSNTGIVEFRKINDEYAYCKVYSLHTKLNNLEQHNVPNICKDLAVKYIKDGQYARDLDLTKSVIEDYFNGVTSSNDGLDVVLMDIDGIFPMKPHSSNLFQSITNCILEANNLKRMVMLRLYMNLQASGWSIILLSREPKTQQNVTINNLVSSGFRDWSSLMMRANDENCTKVNEYFSKQRNVINSKGFRIKSIISSHVDILTVAYADIGIRFFLLPEPIYDMFDPQRRA; this is encoded by the exons ATGTCTGCTTATGGCCATCAAATGGAGCATATGTATTCTACAAGAACTCTCTCAGATGGTTCTG AAATGAGAAGCAGTTATGTGTTAGAATCTGGATTCTATATTACATCTTTTTCTGCAACCATCTTCATTGCCGGATTTTCTACTATTGgacttttattaattactttgcTGGTTTCACTCTCAATGATGCTGCAATCATGTAAAAGTAGCAACACTGGAATTGTTGAGTTTAGGAAAATAAATGATGAATATGCTTATTGCAAAGTTTATTCTCTGCATACTAAGCTCAATAATTTGGAACAACATAATGTTCCTAACATTTGTAAGGATTTAGCTGTAAAGTATATCAAAGATGGTCAATATGCTAGAGACTTGGATTTAACCAAATCTGTGATTGAAGATTATTTCAATGGTGTTACATCATCAAATGATGGCCTTGATGTGGTGTTGATGGATATAGATGGCATTTTTCCAATGAAACCTCATTCCTCCAATTTGTTTCAAAG CATTACCAATTGTATATTAGAGGCAAATAATTTAAAGCGCATGGTAATGTTGAGATTATACATGAACCTTCAAGCTAGTGGTTGGtctataattttgttatcaagAGAGccaaaaacacaacaaaatgtTACCATCAATAATCTTGTCTCTTCTGGATTTAGAGATTGGTCTTCATTGATGATGAG AGCAAATGATGAAAATTGTACCaaagtaaatgagtatttttCTAAGCAAAGGAATGTGATAAATTCAAAGGGGTTCCGAATAAAAAGCATCATAAGCAGCCATGTGGATATTTTGACAGTTGCATATGCAGATATAggaataagattttttttgcTACCAGAACCTATATATGACATGTTTGATCCTCAAAGGAGAGCATAG
- the LOC101491505 gene encoding laccase-4-like, with translation MEPRLVAIFFVAFLFPTFVQSLVRHYNFNVVLKNSTKLCSTKSFVTVNGKFPGPTIYAREDDNVIVRVTNHVKHNVTIHWHGIKQLRTCWSDGPAYITQCPIQTGQSFVYNFTITGQRGTLLWHAHITWLRATMHGAIVILPKRDIPYPFPKPDKEKIIILGEWWKSDVEAVVNQATNSGLPPNISDAHTINGHPGSVPGCMSQGYTLHVERGKTYLLRIINAALNDELFFKIAGHKLTVVEADASYIKPFETDTIFLSPGQTTNVLLTTNQSVGKYLIATTPFMDAPIGFDNVTSIATLHYKGTQPDTKTILTNIPPLNATTLTKTFTDSLKSLNSKQYPTKVPLKIDQSLLFAITVGIDPCDTCTSGNKLVSAINNVTFLMPTISLLQAHYYNIKGVFTDDFPANPPLVFDYTGADQPDNLHTENGTRVYRLNFNSSVEIVLQGTAMIAPENHPFHLHGYNFFVVGQGLGNFDHDKDPLRFNLVDPVERNTLSVPNAGWIAIRFRADNPGVWFLHCHLEVHTTWGLKMAFIVDNGRGPNESKLPPPNDLPMC, from the exons ATGGAGCCACGCCTTGTGGCAATATTTTTTGTGGCTTTTTTATTTCCAACCTTTGTTCAATCCTTGGTGcgtcattataattttaat GTGGTACTGAAGAATTCAACAAAGCTTTGCTCAACAAAATCATTTGTGACTGTCAATGGAAAATTCCCAGGGCCAACTATCTATGCAAGGGAAGATGACAATGTAATAGTAAGGGTCACTAACCATGTTAAACACAATGTTACAATCCACTG GCATGGAATCAAACAGCTTAGGACATGCTGGTCTGATGGGCCAGCATATATCACACAATGCCCTATTCAAACAGGACAAAGCTTTGTTTACAACTTTACAATCACAGGACAAAGAGGCACACTTCTTTGGCATGCTCATATCACTTGGCTTAGAGCCACAATGCATGGTGCCATTGTCATTTTGCCTAAAAGAGATATTCCTTATCCATTTCCTAAACCTGATAAAGAAAAGATCATCATTCTAG GTGAATGGTGGAAATCAGATGTTGAAGCTGTGGTTAATCAGGCTACAAATTCTGGTCTGCCACCAAATATTTCAGATGCTCATACCATCAATGGTCACCCCGGATCGGTTCCCGGTTGCATGTCTCAAG GTTACACTCTACATGTAGAACGCGGAAAGACCTATCTTCTACGCATTATAAACGCCGCATTAAACGACGAACTATTCTTCAAAATTGCAGGACACAAACTAACAGTTGTTGAAGCAGATGCATCTTACATTAAACCTTTTGAGACAGACACAATATTTCTAAGTCCAGGACAAACCACAAATGTTCTTTTAACAACAAACCAAAGTGTTGGCAAATACTTAATAGCAACAACTCCTTTCATGGATGCACCAATTGGTTTTGACAATGTTACTTCAATTGCTACACTTCACTACAAAGGAACACAACCTGATactaaaacaattttaacaAACATTCCTCCACTGAATGcaacaacattaacaaaaacATTCACTGATTCTCTTAAAAGCCTTAATTCAAAACAATATCCTACAAAAGTTCCATTAAAAATTGACCAATCTCTTTTATTTGCTATAACTGTTGGCATTGATCCATGTGATACATGTACTAGTGGAAACAAGCTTGTTTCTGCTATTAATAATGTCACATTTTTAATGCCTACTATATCACTTCTTCAAGCACATTACTATAACATAAAAGGTGTTTTCACTGATGATTTTCCTGCGAATCCACCGTTGGTTTTCGATTATACCGGGGCTGATCAACCGGATAATCTTCATACCGAAAACGGTACAAGAGTTTATAGATTGAATTTTAATTCAAGTGTTGAGATTGTTCTACAAGGCACTGCAATGATAGCACCAGAAAATCACCCATTTCATTTGCATGGTTATAATTTCTTTGTTGTTGGACAAGGTTTAGGGAATTTTGATCATGATAAGGATCCATTAAGGTTTAATCTTGTTGACCCAGTTGAAAGAAACACATTGTCTGTGCCAAATGCTGGATGGATTGCTATCAGATTCAGAGCAGACAACCCAG GTGTTTGGTTCCTACATTGCCATTTAGAAGTACACACCACATGGGGGCTAAAGATGGCATTCATAGTAGACAATGGGAGAGGACCCAATGAGTCTAAACTTCCACCACCAAATGACCTTCCAATGTGCTAG
- the LOC101491816 gene encoding rRNA-processing protein fcf2-like isoform X1, translated as MAEKKPVIGLSWQPQFTIPSRSKTTDDASHAKSQTKAPSSTLWKPNSELINGLFVPPNDPRKLNKLMREQAKDTAGKSWFDMPAQTITPELQRELKLLNLRDVLDPKRHYKRCESKSKALPKYFQVGTVEETSVDYFSGRLNKKERKATLAEEFLSDQNLAAYRKRKVREIEEHRRPGGNEKWKIQGQSSRKRAKEKRKY; from the exons ATGGCAGAGAAAAAGCCAGTGATTGGCCTCTCATGGCAACCACAGTTTACTATTCCATCTCGATCAAAGACTACAGATGATGCATCTCATGCCAAATCTCAAACCAAGGCACCAAGTAGCACCCTTTGGAAACCCAATTCAGAATTAATCAATGGGCTGTTTGTTCCTCCGAACGATCCAAGAAAATTAAACAAGTTAATGAGAGAGCAAGCTAAGGATACTGCTGGGAAAAGTTG GTTTGATATGCCGGCTCAAACCATCACCCCTGAGTTGCAGAGAGAGCTGAAGTTACTTAAT TTGAGGGATGTCCTTGATCCAAAACGGCACTACAAGAGGTGTGAGTCAAAATCAAAGGCTCTCCCGAAGTATTTTCAG GTGGGAACAGTTGAAGAAACTTCAGTGGACTACTTCTCTGGAAGATTAAATAAGAAAGAGAGGAAAGCAACACTTGCAGAAGAGTTCCTTTCTGATCAAAACCTTGCAGCTTACAG GAAGCGGAAGGTTCGAGAAATTGAAGAGCATAGACGACCAGGCGGGAATGAAAAGTGGAAGATCCAAGGTCAGAGTTCTCGTAAGCGCGCAAAAGAAAAGAGGAAGTACTGA
- the LOC101491816 gene encoding rRNA-processing protein fcf2-like isoform X2, whose protein sequence is MAEKKPVIGLSWQPQFTIPSRSKTTDDASHAKSQTKAPSSTLWKPNSELINGLFVPPNDPRKLNKLMREQAKDTAGKSWFDMPAQTITPELQRELKLLNLRDVLDPKRHYKRCESKSKALPKYFQVGTVEETSVDYFSGRLNKKERKATLAEEFLSDQNLAAYRKRKVREIEEHRRPGGNEKWKIQGQSSRKRAKEKRKY, encoded by the exons ATGGCAGAGAAAAAGCCAGTGATTGGCCTCTCATGGCAACCACAGTTTACTATTCCATCTCGATCAAAGACTACAGATGATGCATCTCATGCCAAATCTCAAACCAAGGCACCAAGTAGCACCCTTTGGAAACCCAATTCAGAATTAATCAATGGGCTGTTTGTTCCTCCGAACGATCCAAGAAAATTAAACAAGTTAATGAGAGAGCAAGCTAAGGATACTGCTGGGAAAAGTTG GTTTGATATGCCGGCTCAAACCATCACCCCTGAGTTGCAGAGAGAGCTGAAGTTACTTAAT TTGAGGGATGTCCTTGATCCAAAACGGCACTACAAGAGGTGTGAGTCAAAATCAAAG GCTCTTCCGAAGTATTTTCAG GTGGGAACAGTTGAAGAAACTTCAGTGGACTACTTCTCTGGAAGATTAAATAAGAAAGAGAGGAAAGCAACACTTGCAGAAGAGTTCCTTTCTGATCAAAACCTTGCAGCTTACAG GAAGCGGAAGGTTCGAGAAATTGAAGAGCATAGACGACCAGGCGGGAATGAAAAGTGGAAGATCCAAGGTCAGAGTTCTCGTAAGCGCGCAAAAGAAAAGAGGAAGTACTGA
- the LOC101492144 gene encoding transcription factor DIVARICATA-like encodes MDLETLYSPYSMLDSNWFVEESYKKEWTKEDNKKFESALAIYDKDTPDRWIKVAEMIPGKTVFDVIKQYRELEEDVCEIEAGNVPLPGYFASSFTFEVVDNHNYDGSRRRALSVRGSDHERKKGVPWTEEEHRRFLMGLLKYGKGDWRNISRNFVVTKTPTQVASHAQKYYIRQKVSGGKDKRRPSIHDITTLSLTQTSSSNKNINPNMSKVQMGWSSSHCNDGSLMAFNPNSDDFTSKSLKIQGQDLYDCSFHEAYAKMKVSGFAATAASRDFNKGAVFGIHAL; translated from the exons ATGGATTTGGAAACCCTTTATTCTCCTTATTCTATGTTGGATTCAAATTGGTTTGTTGAAGAGAGTTACAAGAAAGAATGGACAAAAGAAGATAACAAAAAGTTTGAAAGTGCTCTTGCTATATATGATAAGGATACACCTGATAGATGGATAAAAGTGGCTGAGATGATTCCTGGTAAGACTGTGTTTGATGTGATTAAGCAATATAGAGAATTGGAAGAAGATGTGTGTGAAATTGAAGCAGGAAATGTTCCTCTTCCTGGTTATTTTGCATCTTCTTTCACCTTTGAGGTTGTTGATAATCACAACTATGATGGAAGTAGAAGAAGGGCTTTAAGTGTTAGAGGTTCTGATCATGAGAGGAAGAAAGGTGTTCCTTGGACTGAAGAGGAACATAG ACGTTTTCTGATGGGACTTCTAAAGTATGGAAAAGGAGATTGGAGAAACATATCTCGCAATTTTGTTGTCACAAAGACACCAACACAAGTAGCAAGCCATGCACAGAAGTACTACATAAGGCAAAAAGTTTCTGGAGGAAAAGATAAAAGAAGACCAAGCATTCATGACATAACAACTCTTAGTCTCACACAAACTTCTTCATCAAATAAGAACATTAATCCTAACATGTCAAAAGTACAAATGGGTTGGAGTAGTAGTCACTGCAATGATGGATCACTCATGGCTTTCAATCCAAATAGTGATGATTTCACTTCCAAGAGCCTTAAAATTCAAGGGCAGGATCTTTATGACTGCTCTTTTCATGAAGCTTACGCTAAGATGAAAGTTTCGGGTTTCGCGGCGACGGCGGCTTCTAGAGACTTCAATAAAGGAGCTGTTTTTGGTATTCATGCACTGTGA
- the LOC101492486 gene encoding coronatine-insensitive protein 1-like, whose amino-acid sequence MEEKAACGGVGRTSTKLSDVVLDCVMPYIHDPKDRDAVSQVCRRWYELDSLTRKHVTIALCYTTTPDRLRRRFPHLESLKLKGKPRAAMFNLIPENWGGFVTPWVKEISKYFDCLKSLHFRRMIVADSDLQILARSRCNSLHALKLEKCSGFSTDGLYYVGRFCKNLRVLFMEESSVVEKDGEWLHVLALNNTVLETLNFYLTDIANVRIQDLELIAKNCPNLVSVKITDCEILNLMNFFRYASSLEEFCGGSYNEDPEKYSAISLPAKLSRLGLTYIGKNEMPFVFPYAAMLKKLDLLYAMLDTEDHCTLIQKCPNLEVLESRNVIGDRGLEVLASCCKKLRRLRIERGDDDQGMEDEEGIVSQRGLIALSQGCPELEYMAVYVSDITNASLEHIGTHLKNLCDFRLVLLDREEKISDLPLDNGVRALLRGCDKLRRFALYLRPGGITDVGLGYIGQYSPNVRWMLLGYVGETDAGLLEFSKGCPSLQKLEMRGCSFFSEYALAIAATRLTSLRYLWVQGYGASPSGRDLLAMARPYWNIELIPSRRVVVKNQQDELVAVEHPAHILAYYSLAGPRSDFPDTVIPLDPAAYY is encoded by the exons ATGGAGGAAAAAGCCGCGTGCGGCGGCGTTGGTAGGACGAGCACGAAACTTTCCGACGTGGTTCTCGACTGCGTGATGCCGTACATCCACGACCCGAAAGACAGGGACGCGGTGTCTCAGGTGTGTCGGAGATGGTACGAGCTTGATTCGTTGACGAGGAAGCACGTGACGATTGCGTTGTGTTACACAACGACGCCGGATAGACTCCGGCGAAGGTTTCCTCACTTGGAGTCGTTGAAGTTGAAAGGGAAACCTAGGGCGGCGATGTTTAACTTGATACCGGAGAATTGGGGAGGGTTTGTTACTCCTTGGGTGAAAGAGATTTCCAAGTATTTTGATTGTTTGAAATCGTTGCACTTTCGTCGTATGATTGTAGCTGATTCTGATCTTCAGATTCTTGCTCGTTCGCGATGTAATAGTCTTCATGCTCTTAAGTTAGAGAAGTGTTCTGGATTCTCCACTGATGGACTTTACTATGTTGGTCGCTTTTGCAA GAATTTAAGAGTCTTGTTTATGGAGGAAAGCTCAGTTGTCGAGAAAGATGGTGAATGGCTGCATGTGCTTGCTTTAAATAATACAGTTCTTGAGACACTTAATTTTTACTTGACTGATATTGCCAATGTCAGAATTCAGGACCTCGAACTTATAGCAAAAAATTGTCCCAACTTAGTCTCTGTGAAAATTACTGATTGTGAAATCTTGAATCTGATGAACTTCTTCCGATATGCATCTTCTCTAGAAGAATTTTGTGGAGGTTCCTACAATGAAGATCCAGAAAAGTACTCTGCTATATCATTACCAGCAAAGTTAAGTCGTTTGGGTTTGACGTATATTGGAAAGAATGAAATGCCGTTTGTGTTCCCTTATGCAGCAATGCTAAAAAAATTGGATCTTCTCTATGCAATGCTAGATACGGAGGATCATTGTACATTAATCCAGAAATGCCCCAACTTGGAAGTCCTTGAG TCAAGGAATGTAATCGGAGACAGAGGATTAGAAGTTCTTGCTAGCTGTTGTAAGAAGCTGAGAAGGCTAAGGATTGAAAGAGGCGATGACGATCAAGGAATGGAAGACGAAGAAGGCATTGTTTCCCAGAGAGGACTAATTGCCTTATCACAAGGCTGTCCAGAGCTTGAATACATGGCTGTTTATGTATCAGACATCACAAACGCATCTCTGGAACACATCGGTACTCACTTGAAAAACCTTTGCGATTTTCGCCTCGTCTTGCTTGACCGTGAGGAGAAGATAAGTGATTTGCCACTTGACAATGGGGTGAGGGCATTACTGAGAGGTTGTGACAAACTTAGAAGATTTGCCCTTTATCTCAGACCTGGAGGCATAACTGATGTCGGCCTAGGTTACATCGGACAATACAGTCCAAACGTGAGATGGATGCTACTCGGTTACGTCGGCGAAACCGATGCAGGACTGTTGGAATTCTCCAAAGGTTGTCCAAGTCTTCAGAAACTTGAAATGAGAGGGTGCTCATTTTTCAGCGAGTATGCACTAGCTATTGCTGCAACTAGGCTAACATCTTTGAGGTATCTATGGGTACAAGGGTATGGAGCATCACCATCTGGACGTGATCTTTTGGCAATGGCTAGACCATATTGGAACATTGAGTTGATTCCTTCTAGACGTGTGGTTGTTAAGAATCAACAAGATGAACTTGTTGCTGTTGAACATCCAGCTCATATTCTTGCTTATTACTCACTTGCTGGTCCAAGATCAGATTTTCCTGATACTGTTATACCTTTGGATCCTGCGGCATATTATTAA